CCACGGCGCTGGTCGCCGCCGGCGCCGATGAGATATCGGCGCGCATAGCCGCGTTGTTCGGGGCGCATGCGCAGGCATATCAGGTGTTGAGCGCCCAAGCGGCGATGTTTCACGAACAGTTCGTGCGGGCCCTTAGCACCGGTGCGGGCGCCTACGCCGCCGCTGAGGTGGCTAGCGCGCAATCCGTGCAGCAAGACCTGCTCAATCTGATCAACGCGCCCACCCAGGCGCTGTTGGGGCGTCCGCTGATCGGCAACGGCGCCGACGGGCTGCCGGGAACAGGCCAGAACGGCGGCGACGGCGGGATCTTGTTCGGCAACGGCGGTAACGGCGGGTCCGGGGCGCTAAACCAGCGCGGCGGTAACGGCGGCAATGCCGGGTTGTGGGGCAACGGGGGCGCGGGCGGAGCGGGCGGGAACGCCACCGCCGCCGGAGTGAACGGCTTCAGCGGGGGTGGCGGAGGCCTCGGCGGGTTGCTGTTGGGCAATGGCGGCGCCGGCGGGGCCGGCGGGAACGGCGGTCCGGCTCCGCTCGTGGGCGGCGTGGGCACCATCGGCGGCCCCGGTGGAAACGGCGGCGGCGCCGGGCTGTTCTACGGCTTCGGTGGCGCCGGGGGAAATGGCGGGCTTGGCGGGGCCGCGCCGGCTACGGGCCCGTCGATGGGCATCCTCCCGGCGGGTGGTGTCGGCGGGTTCGGGGGTGCCGGCGGCGCGAGTGCGTTTGCGTTTGGCGGCGGCGGCGCCGGGGGAACGGGTGGGGCCGGCGGGACTACCGATGGCACGGTGCAGGGCGTGGGCGGCTTTGGCGGTCAGGGTGGGAACGGCGGGCAGAGCGGCCTGTTGTTCGGTAACGCGGGCGCCGGTGGGCCCGGCGGTGTCGGCGGAGCCGGAACCGGCACGGGCACCGAGAGCTTCGGCGGCCACGGCGGGGCCGGCGGCGATGGCGGCGGGATCGGGCTGACCGGCAACGGTGGAGGCGGAGGCAATGGCGGGGTCGGCGGGGCAGGAGCGCCGGGCGGCGCCATGGTGGGTGGTAACGGCGGGGTCGGTGGCCTCGGTGGCACCGGCAGTCCCGGAGGTCTGCTGTTGGGCACCGGCGGGGCCGGCGGCAGCGGCGGGCTGGGTGGCGACGGTGGCGCCGGGGCCACCGTCGGCTTTGCCGGCTCCGGCGGTTTCGGTGGCACCGGTGGCATCGCCCAGCTGATCGGCACGGGCGGCATGGGCGGCAGCGGCGGCGGCATAGGCGCCGGCGAAACCACGGTGGTGCCGCCCGAGGTGGCGCCGGTTGGCGGCGTAGGCGGTAATGGCGGCCGCGGGGGGCTGCTGCTGGGTACCGGTGGCGTCGGCGGCAACGGCGGGGCCACCAGTGTCGGCGGCACGCTGTACGCCACCGGCGGAAACGGCGGCAGCGGCGGCCTGGTGTGGGGCAACGGTGGTACCGGCGGGGATGGTGGTGCGGGCGGGGCGGGCAGTGTTGGCAACGGCGGTGCCGGTGGCAGCGCGGCGCTTCTCTTCGGCAACGGTGGCGCGGGTGGGACCGGTGGCGCGGGCGGAATCGGCGCCGGCGGGTCCGGCGGCGTGGGCGCGATTCTGTTTGGTAACGGCGGAGGTGGCGGGAGCGGTGCCCCCGGCGGCATGGGGGCCGGCGGCAACGGCGGAAATGCGGTGCTGATCGGCAACGGCGGCAACGGCGGGGCCGGCACCGGCGGCGCGGGTGGCGGCGCCGGTGGCCGGGGCGGGGTGCTGTTCGGCCAAAACGGGGCGCACGGGCTGTGATGCCCACCAACTAGTGCGGGGAGTGGGCAAACTGCACATCGACCGGTGCCATTGTCGGCAAACCGCACAGATCCCGCGAGTTTCGTTGGCGATCAGCTCGCCGCGCCGGGAAAGGGGGCTGTAAGAGTTGTCCAGGTTCATCTAGGGTGGCGGCGTGCATGAGGTGGCTGCTCGTGAGCAATGTGTGGACGGGCCGGTGAGGCTGGATGCGCAGGGTCGGCTACAGCGTTACGAGGAGGCGTTCGCCGACCACGATGCGCCGTTTGCGTTCGTAGACCTCGACGCGATGTGGGGCAATGCCGACCAAATGCTCGCGCGCGCGGGTGACAAACCAATCCGGGTGGCGTCGAAATCGCTGCGTTGCCGGCCACTGCAACGCGAAATCCTCGATGCCAGTGAGCGATTCGACGGGCTGTTGACGTTCACGCTGACCGAGACGCTGTGGCTGGCCGGCCAAGGCTTCTCGAATCTATTGCTGGCGTACCCACCGACTGACCGGGCCGCGCTGCGTGAGCTGGGCGAGCTGACGGCCATGGACCCGGACGGGGCGCCGATTGTGATGGTCGACAGCGTCGAGCACCTCGACCTGATCGAGCGCGTGACCGACAGGCCGATGCGGCTGTGTCTGGATCTCGATGCCGCCTACTGGCGGGCGTGGGGACGGGTGAAGATCGGATCCAAACGATCGCCGCTGCATACCCCGGAGCAGGCTCGCGCGCTCGCGGTCGAGATTGCGCGACGGCCGGCACTGACGTTGGTGGCGTTGATGTCGTATGAGGCCCACATCGCGGGCCTCGGTGACGATGTTGCCGGCAAACGCGCTCAGAATGCGATCATCCAACGGATGCAGCACATGTCCTTCGAAGAACTACGCCAGCGGAGGGCGCGGGCTGTCGAGCTGGTGCGCGAAGTCGCCGACATCAAAATCGTCAATGCCGGCGGCACCGGCGACTTGCAGCTGGTTGCTCAGGAGCCGTTGATGACGGAGGCGACCGCCGGCTCGGGGTTCTACGCACCAACACTGTTCGACTCGTATTCGACGTTTACGCTGCAGCCTGCGGCTATGTTCGCGCTACCTATATGCCGCCGGCCCGACGCGAAGACCGTGACCGCGCTCGGGGGTGGTTATTTGGCCAGCGGGGTCGGGGCCAAGGACCGCATGCCGACTCCCTATCTGCCGGTCGGGCTGAAGCTCAATCCGCTGGAGGGCACGGGCGAGGTCCAGACGCCGCTGACGGGGGATGCGGCACAGCGCCTGAAGATTGGCGACAAGGTGTACTTCCGCCACACGAAGGCCGGCGAGCTGTGTGAGCGGTTCGACCATCTGCATCTAGTTCGCGGCGCTCAAATCGTCGACACCGTCCCCACCTACCGGGGTGAAGGGCACACGTTCCTCTAATGCTGAAATTGACATGCTCACCCGGCAGGTGCGGCGCGGCCTGGTGACCCAATTCAAGGCGCGCGAAGAGGAGCTGCCATGACACCGATCACCGCTTTGCCGACCGAGTTGGCGACCATGCGCGAAGTAGTCGAGACACTCGCGCCAATCGAGCGGGCTGCCGGCGAGCCGGGCGAGCACAAGGCGGCCGAGTGGATCGTCGAGCGGCTGCGCGCGGCGGGTGCGCAGAATTCGCGGATCGAGGAGGAACAGTACTTCGACGGCTACCCGAGGCTGCACCTGAAGCTGTCGGCGATCGGGGCGGCGGCTGGCATTGCGGGCCTGGTCAGCCGGCGCTTGCGCGTCCCCGCCGCGCTGGCCGGGGTGGCAGCGGGACTGGCGATCGCCGACGATTGCTCCAACGGGCCGCGCATTGTGCGCAAGCGAACGGAGCAACCCCGCACGACATGGAATGTGGTTGCCGAGGCGGGTGATCTCGCGGGCGAGGTGACGGTCGTTGCGTGCGCGCATCATGACGCGGCGCACAGCGGAAAGTTCTTCGAGGCTCACATCGAGGAGTTTCTGGTCGAGCGCTTCCCCGGCATTGTTGAGCGCATCGACACTCAGCTGCCGAACTGGTGGGGGCCAATCCTGGCGCCCGCGCTCGCCGGCATCGGCGCCCTGCGCGGCAGCCGCCCGATGATGATCGCCGGAGCGGTGGGTAGCGCTCTGGCCACCGCCTTGTTCGCCGACATCGCGCGCAGTCCGGTCGTCCCCGGCGCCAACGACAATCTCTCCGCGGTCGCGTTGTTGGTAGCGCTGGCCGAGCGGCTGCGCGAGCGGCCGGTGAAGGGCGTGCGCGTGTTGCTCGTTTCGCTCGGTGCCGAGGAAACGTTGCAGGGTGGGATCTATGGGTTTTTGGCGCGACACAAGCCCGAGCTCGACCGCGACCGCACCTACTTTCTGAACTTCGACACCATCGGTTCCCCCGAGCTGATCATGCTCGAGGGCGAAGGTCCGACGGTCATGGAGGACTACTTCTATCGGTCATTCCGCGATCTGGTCATACGGGCCGCCGAGCGCGCCGACGCGCCGGTGCGGCGTGGCATCCGGTCGCGCAACAGCACCGACGCGGTGCTGATGAGCCGCGCTGGCTACCCGACCGCGTGCTTCGTATCGATCAACCGGCACAAGTCGGTGGCGAATTACCACCAGATGTCGGACACGCCGGACAATCTCTGCTATGACACGGTGTCCCACGCCGTTACCGTCGCCGAATCCGCCATACGGGAGCTAGCACGGTGAGCCCGAGGTGGGGCAACTGGGCGCGTGAGCAGTTCTGCGCGCCGTCGGCGATCGTGCGGCCGACCTCGGAGGCCGAGCTGGTCGACGCGGTCAAACGGGCGGCGCAGCGCGGTGAGCGGGTGCGCGCCGTCGGTACGGGACATTCGTTCACCGATTGCGCCTGCACCGACGGCGCGATGATTGACATGACCGGCCTGCAGCGGGTTCTGGATGCGGATCCGGTGAGTGGTCTGGTCACGATCGAGGGCGGTGCAAAGCTTCACACGCTCGGCCCTGCGCTGGCCGCGCGCGGGCTAGGGCTGGAGAACCAGGGCGACATCGATGCCCAGTCGATCACCGGCGCCACCGCGACCGCGACACACGGGACGGGAGCACGTTTCCCTAACCTGTCGGCCCGGATCGTCGCGCTGCGACTGGTCACCGCGGGCGGCGACGTTCTGGAATTGTCGGAGGGGGATGACTACCTCGGGGCGCGGGTGTCGCTCGGTGCGCTTGGGGTGATCTCACAGGTCACCGTGCAGACGGTGCCGCTATACACGCTGCATCGCCGTGACGAGCGGCGTTCGGTAACCGAAACGCTGGACCGCCTCGATGAGTTCGTCGACGGCAACGATCATTTCGAGTTTTTTGTGTTCCCCTACGGGGATACGGCGTTGACCCGCGCCACCAGTCGCAGCGACGAGGAGCCGGTGGCGACGCCGGCGTGGAAGCGCAGGATCAGCGAAGACTTTGAAAACGTGGGGCTGAGCTTGATCTGCCGGACCGGCCGGCGCTTCCCGGGCGCGGCGCCGAGACTCAACCGCCTCACGACGAGCTTGATGGCGGACGCCACCGTCTGCGACCGCGCCTACAAGGTGTATGCGACCGAGCGCAAGGTCAGGTTCACCGAGATGGAGTACGCGGTGCCGCGCGAGCATGCGCGGGCTGGGATCGAGCGGGTGATCGACCTGGTGCGCCGCCGCAACTTGCCGATCATGTTTCCGATCGAGGTGCGGTTCTCCGCCCCCGATGATTCTTTCCTGTCGACCGCCTACGGGCGCGACACCTGCTACATCGCTGTTCATCAGTACACCGGCATGGAGTTCGAAAGCTATTTTCGCGCCGTCGAGGAGATTATGGACGAGTACGCCGGTCGGCCGCACTGGGGTAAACGTCACTATCAGACCGCGGCCACGCTTCGCGAGCGTTATCCGCACTGGGATAGATTCGCCGCGGTTCGCGATCGCCTCGATCCCGACCGGGTGTTTCTCAACGACTACACCCGGCGCGTTCTAGGGACCTGATCAGGCCGATCGGAGGGTCGTGGTGTCGGGTGGATACCGACACGATCACAGCGACGTACCGATACCCGCGGTGATATGGCACAACGGGCACGCCCCGCAAATCATGGCACAGTGCGCCTTGGCGGACCGCCGCCGTGACCTGGGCGCGCCTTCGCGGGTTTTCATCCGCGTGGGTTGGCGTTTATTTAGGTCGCGTCCTAAAGCCGGTGTAAAAGGGGCCGGGCGTAGGTTCTGCTTCGAGACCGCCAAGTCATCGAAGGAAAGGACCTACGCCCGTGCCTGCACGAGTATCGCCGACCGATCGTGTTCGCGCCAAGATCGACGAGTTGTTCGCCTCCGATCGTGAGCTGCCCGAGATCCTCGAAGAGGTGGCACGACTTGGCGCGCAGTTGCTGATGCAGGCCGCGCTGGAGGCCGAGGTGACCGAGTTCTTAGGCCGTGAGCGCTACCAACGCAGCGCCACCGCAGCCGATGCGCAGCCCGGGGCACGCAATGGCTATCGGCCAGCAACAGTCAAGACCACCGCCGGCCCGATCACCCTGGAGCGACCCAAGTTGCGCGGCACGACCGTCGCGTTTGCCTCACGGCTGTTCGGCAAGCACGTGACCAAGACCAACGCGCTGGAATCGCTGGTGATTGCGGCGTTCGTGCGCGGGCTGTCGGTGCGCGATGTCGAAGCCACCCTCGCCGATGCGCTGGGCGATCAGGCTGCGATCTCGAAATCGACGGTCTCCCAGGTATGCCAAGCCATCAAGACCGAATACGACACCTGGGCTCGGCGTCCGCTCGGCGATGTGGTGCTGGATTACCTGTTCCTGGATGCCTCCTTCTTCCGGATGCATCCCGGTTCACCGGCCGAGCCGATCCTGGCCGCGTGGGGCATCACCACCGCCGGCAAGCCCATCTTTGTTGGCCTGGCCCCCGGCGTGGTGGAGTCCACCGACGCCTGGGCGGGTTTCCTGACCGATCTCTCCGAGCGCGGGCTGAGGTGTCCGCTGCTGGTCGTCTCCGATGGTGCCGCCGGCCTGATCGTGGCGATCGAGCAGATTTTCCCGACCGCATTGCGTCAACGCTGCCTCATTCACCGACTCCGCAACGTGTTGGCCAAGATTCCCGCGGGGATGCAGGCCGAGATCCGCGACGGCTACTGGGCCTGCTTCGACACCGCCGAGATCACTACCGAGCCCGGCCCGAAGCTGGTCGAACTCATCGACGCCCGACTGGACGCGTTCGCGACCCGCTACGCACCCACCTACCCCGCGGCGATGAAGATCCTGGTGACCGATCGCGCGGGCCTGACCGCTTATCTGCGGTTCCCGCCCGAACATCATCACCGTGTCCGGCATTCGAACTTCATCGAACGGACCTTCGGCGAAACCCGCCGCCGCGCAAAGGTTATCGGCCGCTTCCCTGGTGAAACCAGTTGTATCAGTATCGCCTGGGCCGTGCTCGACCGCGCATCCCGGGGCTGGCGTGGACTGACCATGACTCCCGCGGGCTTACGCCAGCTCCAAGACCTACGCCGCAGCCTGCTCGACCCGCCCCGACAACTACGGCCCCAGCACGCCCCGGACTCCGCGAGCAGCACCACCGAAACCATCAGCGCAACGGCGTAACATCACCCACCGAAGCCAGAACCTCCGCAGGCCTATTTACACCGGATTCTGGACGCCACCTTTATTTATCGGTGGGTTCAACAGGAGGTAACCACGGCATGACGGCGACTTGGGGGCCCGCGCAGATCTCGAGCGGCTCGACTTCTGGCCGCATTCTCGACACCGCCCGAGGTATCCTCATCGCTCTTCGGCGGTGCCCTTCGGAGACCGCGTTCGATGAGTTGCACAGCGTTGCGCAACGGCACCGACTACCGATCTTTGAAATATCTTGGGCACTAGTACATTTAGCGGTCGAGGGAAGCACACCCTGCCAGAGTTTCGTCGACGCCCAGACGGCGGCTCGCCGGGAGTGGAGTCAGCTTTTTGCGCAGCCTACGATGACGACGGCGTAATGCCGGCTTGGCGGTGGTGTGGGGAAGCATCGCGGCCAACAAAACTGATCAACAACCACTTTCTGGGTCAGCGCGTCCAAACCGGCGAGTCCGCGGCAGTGCGCAATGCTGTGATGATCCGCCGCTCCTTTTCGAGGAATCGCTCGGTCGGCGCCGGCACCGAGATCGCGATCACGTTGTCGCCCAAGGCTCGTCGTGCGATCGCGGCCGCGGAGATCCCCGGGGTGTGCTCGTCGCGATCGAAAGCGATACCGGTGCGCCGGATCTCGGCGATCTCGCGCCGCAGTCCCTCGGCGACCTCAGGATTGAGCCGGCTGAGCGCGACCTCGGCGTCGGCGTCGTCGAGCACGGCCAGCGCCGCTTTTCCGTTCGCAGTTCCGTTCAACGGAAAGCGGACCCCGACGGCCGAGACCGCCCGGAGCCGGTGTGACGATTCGATCTGGTCGACAAACCACATTCGTCGTCCGCGCAGTACCGAAAGGTCGACCGTTTCGCCGTCGGATGCCCGCGCGACCCGCTCGACGGTAGGCCGAAACGCCGCGGCTATGTGGGCTCCGGTGATGCTTCCGAACCCCAGCAAGCGCTCGCCCAGCGAAAAATGGCCGTGCGAATCGACACTGACCAGCCCAACCTCGACCAGGCCGACCAGCAGGCGGCGAGTCGTCGACTTGGCCAGCCCCAGCCGCTCGCAGAGGTCCACCAGGCGCAGGCGTCCGGGTTCGGCATCAATTTCGTCCAGCGCGGCGACCGCGCGACGGAGCACCTGGATGCCCTCGTCGCGATTCGCGGTCGATTTTCCTTCCGCACGTGGCATTATTCCAATATATTGATCCGCATCGCGGCCTACAACTATCCGCAATACGGATTACAGGAGTGGCAATGAGCGCGCTACCGGCCGGGCGGCACCTCTTTCGGGGCGATGACGGGTACGAGTCGGCTCGCCGCGGCACCGTGTGGAATCAGCGCGTGCCCGATCGCTATCCGGAGGTGATCGTTCAGGCCATCGATGCCGACGACATCGTCAGCGCCATCCGATACGCCAAGGCCAACGGCCATCGGGTGAGCATCCGATCCGGCGGACACAGCTGGGCGGCCAATCATCTGCGCGACGGCTGCCTGCTGCTTGACGTCAAGCGCATCGACCACGCGACTATCGACACCGACAAAGGAATCGCGGTCGTCGGTCCCGGCAAGGGCGGCAGCGTGCTCATCGGTGAGCTCGAAGCGCAGAACCTGTTCTTTCCCGGTGGGCACTGCAGGGGCGTGTGCGTCGGCGGCTATCTATTGCAAGGTGGCTACGGCTGGAACAGCCGCGTGTGGGGCCTGGCTTGCGAGAATGTCATCGGCCTCGACGTCGTCACTGCCGACGGCGAGCAGATCCACTGCGACGCAGACAATCACCCCGATCTGTATTGGGCCGCGCGAGGTGCCGGGCCGGGCTTCTTCGGCGTGGTCACGTCGTTCTACCTCAAGCTCTACCCACGGCCGGCCGCCTGTGGCACCAGCGTCTACGTCTACCCGATTGATTTCGCCGACGAGATCTATACCTGGGCCCGCGATGTCAGCGCCGAGGTGGACCGGCGCGTCGAGATGCAGATCCTGGCAACCCGCGGCGTTCCGAGCATGGGTCTGGACATGCCAGCCATCGTCTTTGCCTCGCCGGCGTTCGCCGATTCGGAAAAGGAAGCCGAGGAGGCCCTCGCCATCTTCGGCACCGTTCCAGTTGTCGACAAGGCGCTCGTCAAGATTCCTTATATGCCAAGCGATTTGCCCAGCTGGTTCGACGCGGTGATGAGCAACTACTTGGCTGACTATCGCTACACGGCGGACAACATGTGGACATCGGCATCCGCCGAGGAGCTGATGCCGGGCGTCCGCAACATCATCGAAACGATGCCGGACCACCCGTCGCACTTCCTGTGGCTGAACTGGGGACCGTCCCCGCCCCGGCAAGACATGGCTTACAGCGTCGAAGACGAGGTCTACCTGGCGCTGTACGGCGCGTGGAAGGACGCCGCCGACGATGCGAGGTACGGCGATTGGGCGCGGTCCAATATGGCGGCGATGTCCCACCTGGCCACCGGTATTCAGCTGGCCGACGAGAACCTCGGCCAGCGTCCGGCCCGGTTCGCCAGCGACGAAGCCATGGCGAAGCTAGACCGGGTACGGGCCGAATACGACCCCGACGGTTTGTTCCACAGTTGGATGGGGCGACTGTGATGAGGGGCGACCGCTACCTCGGCTACCGCAACGACGACGCGAATACCCCATTCGGCAAATTCTTCAAGGCCGAAATGGCGCCGCTGCCACGGCATGTCATCGAAGCCCTGCAGCATGGTCCGCAGGCCGGGCCGACTTTGCTGGCATTCGATGAAGTCGCTAGCGTCGCAGACGGGGGTTACCAGCAGACCGAGAATGGCTACGGGATTCTCGGCGACGGCAGCCTTCAAGTGTCGGTGCGCACCGACATGCCCGGAGTCACTCCCGCGATGTGGTCGTGGTGGTTCGGCTGGCATGGTAGTGACACCCGCCGGTACAAACTGTGGCATCCGCGGGCGCACCTGTCCGCGCACTGGAAGGACGGCGATGATGCCGGCCGTCGGGGCGGCCAACGCTACATCGGCCGCTGGTCGATGATCAGCGAATACATCGGCTCAACGAAGCTTTCCGCCGCAATCCAATTCGTCGCACCGCCGACCATGGGATTGCCGGCCGATGGGGACAACGCGGTGGCGATCTGCGCTCGGCTTGGCTCCGGTGATGCTCCGGTGGACGCCGGATGGTTTGTCCATCATGTCCGGTCCACCCAAGGCGGGTCGGAGATGCGGTCCCGGTTCTGGATGGGTGGACCGCACATCGCGGTGCGCAACGCCCCTCGTGTGGCGGCCAAGGTGGTGCGCCCCGTCGCGTCGAAGGTGCTTGGCGTCTCGGAGGCCACCGCGCGCAATCTGCTGGTGCACTGCGCCCAGGAGATGAATCACCTGGCGGGCTTCTTACCCCGGCTCTATGTAACCTTCGGAGACGAGTAGGGCTCTCGGCTAGCCGTCAAGTGGACGCTCGACGACTTGTCTTGCAGCACAGTGGTTTACCCGGTGTACCTGGGTGCCGGCCGATTGCCTGCTACCCTCGCCCGGTTGGCGGTGCTAGCGGGTAGCGTCATTCACATCACATTCCGATATCTCTTCACTTGCGATACGCTTTCGCCTCGGATGCGTTGATGTGGGAACGGCTCTGCCCAACTCCAGTGCGGTGAGCAATCAGCTATTGCGCCTGCCCTAAGGCAGGCGTGGGCTTTCAACGTTACGACTTACCAATGGTTTTCGGGACAGACATGTCAGTCTGATCACCGATTTCAGGGCGAGTTACCAGTTTGTGGCTCGTCGTTCGACAGAAAGGAATGTTGTGTTTCTCTGCAAAACTGCCCGGATGAACAATCTCACCCGAGCCTCCGTAGCCGGCGCGCTGATCGCACTGCCGTTCGTGGCATTAGCCCCAATCGCTTCCGCTGGCACCGCGCCTGATCCAAATTCGGGTTCAAACATCGAGATTCCGAACGGCGTTGCAGATCCGGACGATTTGGTAGACGTGGTTGGTCCGGATCGGGTGGGTGTGGCGCCTAATCAGGCTGAGCAGCAAGCGCAGCTCGCCGATCAGTTCGGTGCGGAGCCGTTCGACTTGGATGCGCAGGGCGAGGTCGTGGAGTATTCGTCGGACCTGTTCGATGACTTATGGGCGTTGGCCGAGGAGGGGTCTGCCGCGCAGAACGCCCCGCAAGACTGAGGGGCAGTGAGCCAGCCTTGCCGGCGGTGGAAGGCGATCAGTCTGCCGCAGCGCCAAAGACGTTCGGGAGATCCTCGGTAGCGAAAGAAGAAACTTGAGCGAAGCTCAGGACTCCCATCCGCGCCACACCCGCTTGGCGATCGCTTGAAATGATCGCGAAGCGGGTGTGGATCGAGGGATTCAACGCCTAACGGGCGGTCTGCTGCCACGACTACGGATCTTCTCGAACACCTCGAGAACCGCCGTGCTGGTGGCGTGGGCGCCAAAAACGCCGCCCTGCATGGTGATCATCTTCAGTGCGGCGAGGTGGTTCCCGGAGTCGATGGCACCGGTGCAGTCCGACAAAACGAGGCATTCGTAGCCGCGGTCGTTGGCCTCGCGCAGTGTGGTGTGGACGCACACATCGGTGGTGATGCCGGTGAAGATCAGATGGGTGATGCCGTGGTTGGTGAGGATCAAGTCGAGATCGGTAGCGTAAAAGCCGCCCTTTCCTGGTTTGTCCACGACGGTTTCACCCGGCAACGGTGTCATCTCCGGGACGATCTCCCATCCCGGTTCGCCGCGGGTGAGGATGCGTCCGCGCGGTCCCATCGATCCGATCTCCGCCCCGATCTGCGTCGATCGCCACTTCTTGTTCGGCGGCAGGTCGCTCAGGTCGGGCCGGTGTCCCTCCCTGGTATGCACGATGAACAGACCCACCTCGCGTGCGCCGTGCAGCACGGTCTGCGCCGGACCCAACGGCGTGCGGGTCAACGACAGGTCGTAACCCATCGCGTCGACGTAGCCGCCCTCACCGGCGAAGTCGATCTGCCAGTCGATGTTGATCAGCGCCGTTCTGTCGACCGGGATGTCGCCGTCGTACGGCCAAACATATGGGGTGGCGTCAACGGTAACGCGGTCGGCGGTGCTCATCGTGATGCTCCGAGCGTGGGCGCGGTGACTCCATGCAATTCAGCCGACATCGTGAAAATGGTTGTTGCGGTGAGCATTGCTGCGACGCACCCTACTCGCATGACGTCGGCGGGTGACCTCCGCCAGAAACAATAAATGCCTCGACCGCCGTGGCCCTGTCGAAGCCCTCGACCTCCACGCGCCACTCGTATAGCCCTGGTTCCAAGGGGATTCCTCCTGGGATGTTGAGGGTAAGCGGCATTCGTACCGACGTTCCGTGGATTGCCCCCGGGAGGCGACCCGCCTCGGCGGCGGCCTCAAAGAGGATCCGCTGCGGCCCATGTGGTCCCGGCAAGATCACCGGATTGCCATCGGTGGTGAGCAACTGGCATTTCAATTGGTGTGGTTTGTTGGTCTCATCCCAGTCGATGTCGAGGAACAGCACCAAAGCGAAAGGGGGCGTCGGTGTTTGGCACTGCCGCCAGCCCAGCCCGAGCGCGTGAACCTTGCCGGACTGGGCGTCAGCGTGCGCCGCGTCCGAGAGGAACAGGCTGACCTTCATATCTCCGCCGCCGCCACGATCGATCTTGCGGGTGTCACCCTGTTCTGCCCCCCATGTGCAATTGGCCGAACGCCGGTCAAGACCTTGAACCGCTTCAACCGAATTCATCCCCTTGGCTGGATAATACGCCGCCTCCGGGTCGCCGATGCTGTGCTACTTAGCGGGCGGCAGCTCGCGCGGCCCGTCGGGTGCACGCAGTTCCTCCGGACCGTCCCGCTCCACCAGCTCGGGCCGGCTGTCGTGGTCCGTCGACCCAACCGGCAGGTCGGCCCGGCCTCGCCGGGGCACCTGCCCCAACGGCGGCTGATCATCGCTGGTGTCCAGCCCATGCGGGCGCCCAGAGTCGCCTTCCGCACGCGACGAATCGATCCGGTTGCGTTCGACAGGGGCGGCTGTGGCGGGGGAGTCAAGCGAGGTCTGGCCGCTGTTGTCGGAGCTCTGGGCATCAACCGTCACTTTGTGCGTGCGCTTGAACGAAAATGTGATCTCCTCCACCTCTTCGAACACCTGACGCGCGGTGCGCAGCGGGGCTGTGGTGTTGTCGATCACCCGTGCGACGAACGGCGGCACGAGTGGACGAATCCACCGTGCCGCAGCCTTGGTCGCGTCCGGGATCGACGGGATCACCGGGGTTGCGCGCTTCTCGTCCCGGTCGACCGCACCGCCGGGTTCGATCTGCGCCGGCAGGTTCGCTGCGACGTCAGGGCGGGTGTGCGTCGACCCACCAGGCAACTGCGCGACCGCTCGGCTGGCAGCCTCCGCTTC
The nucleotide sequence above comes from Mycobacterium decipiens. Encoded proteins:
- a CDS encoding PE family protein, with product MSYLIAAPEMLTAAATDLANIGSSISAANAAAAPPTTALVAAGADEISARIAALFGAHAQAYQVLSAQAAMFHEQFVRALSTGAGAYAAAEVASAQSVQQDLLNLINAPTQALLGRPLIGNGADGLPGTGQNGGDGGILFGNGGNGGSGALNQRGGNGGNAGLWGNGGAGGAGGNATAAGVNGFSGGGGGLGGLLLGNGGAGGAGGNGGPAPLVGGVGTIGGPGGNGGGAGLFYGFGGAGGNGGLGGAAPATGPSMGILPAGGVGGFGGAGGASAFAFGGGGAGGTGGAGGTTDGTVQGVGGFGGQGGNGGQSGLLFGNAGAGGPGGVGGAGTGTGTESFGGHGGAGGDGGGIGLTGNGGGGGNGGVGGAGAPGGAMVGGNGGVGGLGGTGSPGGLLLGTGGAGGSGGLGGDGGAGATVGFAGSGGFGGTGGIAQLIGTGGMGGSGGGIGAGETTVVPPEVAPVGGVGGNGGRGGLLLGTGGVGGNGGATSVGGTLYATGGNGGSGGLVWGNGGTGGDGGAGGAGSVGNGGAGGSAALLFGNGGAGGTGGAGGIGAGGSGGVGAILFGNGGGGGSGAPGGMGAGGNGGNAVLIGNGGNGGAGTGGAGGGAGGRGGVLFGQNGAHGL
- a CDS encoding amino acid deaminase/aldolase, translated to MHEVAAREQCVDGPVRLDAQGRLQRYEEAFADHDAPFAFVDLDAMWGNADQMLARAGDKPIRVASKSLRCRPLQREILDASERFDGLLTFTLTETLWLAGQGFSNLLLAYPPTDRAALRELGELTAMDPDGAPIVMVDSVEHLDLIERVTDRPMRLCLDLDAAYWRAWGRVKIGSKRSPLHTPEQARALAVEIARRPALTLVALMSYEAHIAGLGDDVAGKRAQNAIIQRMQHMSFEELRQRRARAVELVREVADIKIVNAGGTGDLQLVAQEPLMTEATAGSGFYAPTLFDSYSTFTLQPAAMFALPICRRPDAKTVTALGGGYLASGVGAKDRMPTPYLPVGLKLNPLEGTGEVQTPLTGDAAQRLKIGDKVYFRHTKAGELCERFDHLHLVRGAQIVDTVPTYRGEGHTFL
- a CDS encoding M28 family metallopeptidase; this encodes MTPITALPTELATMREVVETLAPIERAAGEPGEHKAAEWIVERLRAAGAQNSRIEEEQYFDGYPRLHLKLSAIGAAAGIAGLVSRRLRVPAALAGVAAGLAIADDCSNGPRIVRKRTEQPRTTWNVVAEAGDLAGEVTVVACAHHDAAHSGKFFEAHIEEFLVERFPGIVERIDTQLPNWWGPILAPALAGIGALRGSRPMMIAGAVGSALATALFADIARSPVVPGANDNLSAVALLVALAERLRERPVKGVRVLLVSLGAEETLQGGIYGFLARHKPELDRDRTYFLNFDTIGSPELIMLEGEGPTVMEDYFYRSFRDLVIRAAERADAPVRRGIRSRNSTDAVLMSRAGYPTACFVSINRHKSVANYHQMSDTPDNLCYDTVSHAVTVAESAIRELAR
- a CDS encoding D-arabinono-1,4-lactone oxidase; this encodes MSPRWGNWAREQFCAPSAIVRPTSEAELVDAVKRAAQRGERVRAVGTGHSFTDCACTDGAMIDMTGLQRVLDADPVSGLVTIEGGAKLHTLGPALAARGLGLENQGDIDAQSITGATATATHGTGARFPNLSARIVALRLVTAGGDVLELSEGDDYLGARVSLGALGVISQVTVQTVPLYTLHRRDERRSVTETLDRLDEFVDGNDHFEFFVFPYGDTALTRATSRSDEEPVATPAWKRRISEDFENVGLSLICRTGRRFPGAAPRLNRLTTSLMADATVCDRAYKVYATERKVRFTEMEYAVPREHARAGIERVIDLVRRRNLPIMFPIEVRFSAPDDSFLSTAYGRDTCYIAVHQYTGMEFESYFRAVEEIMDEYAGRPHWGKRHYQTAATLRERYPHWDRFAAVRDRLDPDRVFLNDYTRRVLGT